From the genome of Lotus japonicus ecotype B-129 chromosome 6, LjGifu_v1.2, one region includes:
- the LOC130725103 gene encoding protein FAR1-RELATED SEQUENCE 5-like, with amino-acid sequence MDVSDDEADLGRNDTMNTSEEWIPMCDEELKPVVGKVFDTLEEGESFYKRYTLTVGFSVHNSSQVKDKYGLKWRYFVCSKEGFKAQKKDVVTDLLIDEKNLPKSRRSKITREGCSTKVAFKRIEDGKYEVKRFDEGHTHALATPRKKQFLRSARSVNSVHKNLLFCYNRANVGPSKSYQLLKEQVGGYDNIGCTKRDLQNYCRDLKELVKDSDAHMFVDNFRRKHDMNHSFYYDYAVDDEGKLKYVFWADGLCRKNYSLFGDVVSFDTTYSTNKYCMIFAPFTGVNHHRHNITFGAAFLKDEKMESFVWLFETFLKAMGGHKPIVIITDQDPAMKVAMDKVFTGSSHRFCMWHILKKLSEKVGASLNDDADFNRRFKSCVWNSESPEEFELRWEKVISAYNLEGNGWLSQMYDIRSMWIPAYFRDLFLAGILRTTSRSESENSFFGNFLSKNLSLVEFWMRFDSAMESQRHKELLADHDTLNAVPELKLHRDIEKHGRKVYT; translated from the coding sequence ATGGACGTGAGTGATGATGAAGCTGATTTAGGGCGCAATGATACAATGAACACATCAGAAGAATGGATTCCTATGTGTGATGAAGAATTGAAACCAGTAGTTGGAAAGGTGTTTGATACTTTAGAAGAAGGAGAAAGCTTTTATAAAAGGTACACACTCACTGTTGGTTTTAGTGTTCATAACTCATCTCAAGTAAAAGATAAATACGGATTGAAATGGAGGTATTTTGTTTGCTCAAAAGAAGGATTCAAAGCACAGAAAAAGGATGTTGTGACTGATTTGCTTATTGATGAAAAAAATTTGCCTAAAAGTAGAAGAAGTAAAATAACAAGGGAAGGATGTAGTACAAAAGTTGCTTTCAAGAGGATAGAAGATGGAAAATATGAAGTTAAACGATTCGATGAAGGTCATACTCATGCATTAGCGACGCCTAGAAAGAAACAATTCTTGAGATCTGCAAGGAGTGTAAACAGTGTTCATAAGAACTTGTTGTTTTGCTATAATAGAGCTAACGTAGGACCTTCAAAATCTTATCAATTACTAAAAGAGCAAGTCGGTGGTTATGATAACATAGGGTGCACAAAAAGGGATCTCCAAAATTATTGTAGGGATTTGAAAGAGTTGGTCAAAGACTCTGATGCACATATGTTTGTTGATAATTTTAGAAGAAAACATGATATGAACCATTCATTTTATTATGACTATGCCGTTGATGATGAAGGAAAGCTGAAATATGTGTTTTGGGCAGACGGTCTTTGTCGAAAAAATTATTCTTTGTTTGGGGATGTGGTTTCTTTTGATACAACATACAGTACCAATAAGTATTGCATGATTTTTGCACCATTCACCGGCGTAAATCACCATCGACACAACATAACATTTGGGGCTGCCTTCTTAAAAGATGAAAAGATGGAATCATTTGTCTGGTTGTTTGAAACATTTTTGAAAGCAATGGGAGGACATAAACCTATTGTGATCATAACAGATCAAGACCCAGCTATGAAGGTCGCAATGGACAAGGTGTTCACAGGTTCTTCTCATAGATTTTGCATGTGGCATATTCTAAAAAAGCTTTCAGAAAAGGTGGGTGCTTCATTGAATGATGATGCTGATTTTAACCGTCGTTTTAAGTCTTGTGTTTGGAATTCAGAGTCTCCAGAAGAGTTTGAATTGAGGTGGGAAAAGGTTATTAGTGCTTATAATTTAGAAGGAAATGGTTGGCTCTCCCAAATGTATGACATACGAAGTATGTGGATACCAGCTTATTTTAGAGATTTGTTTTTAGCTGGAATTTTGAGAACCACATCCAGATCAGAAAGTGAAAATTCATTCTTTGGTAATTTCTTGAGTAAAAATCTTAGCTTGGTAGAGTTTTGGATGAGATTTGATTCTGCAATGGAATCACAAAGGCATAAAGAGTTACTTGCAGATCATGATACACTTAATGCAGTGCCTGAATTGAAGTTGCATAGGGATATAGAGAAACATGGTAGAAAAGTTTATACTTGA